A stretch of Coccidioides posadasii str. Silveira chromosome 2, complete sequence DNA encodes these proteins:
- a CDS encoding uncharacterized protein (EggNog:ENOG410PGYN~COG:Q~TransMembrane:1 (i107-127o)~BUSCO:10464at33183) produces the protein MPPAGTKHLLGKASSKHIGHAMGRKSLFDPLHAASPRRATTPVTCLREKSIGIPIGLVSALLSSTRVSTTADTTGSARAAQKKSPLPPPTAAQSSELPSARSVRPKMLTLAAVAVFAFSTYGTYLFVSYKKAVEAAKSLDVPHDLSDRYDQSARTYDAEVETAEMLMRLGKRRRELIQMARGNVLEVSCGTGRNFDYYTLGEKRAVDEQGKAAIRGCRSVTFVDQSGEMVQVAREKFEKKYPAFKQVAFRAQDAMEPISPPPGTTIKIPVGMKEPKFDTVIETMGLCSTADPVAFLKHLGELTEPEKGQILLLEHGRSYYGWLNKLLDDLAPAHADQHGCWWNRDIGRIVEQSGLEVVESKRWHLGTTWKYVLRPKKETERADKETDIQNQD, from the exons ATGCCACCAGCAGGCACAAAGCATTTATTGGGCAAGGCTAGTTCGAAACACATTGGCCATGCGATGGGACGCAAATCACTGTTTGACCCGCTCCATGCGGCATCACCACGGAG GGCGACTACTCCAGTCACCTGCCTTCGAGAAAAATCCATTGGGATCCCCATCGGCCTAGTATctgctcttctctcttctaCGCGAGTTTCAACTACAGCTGACACAACTGGAAGCGCTAGAGCTGCGCAAAAGAAATCGCCTCTTCCGCCTCCGACGGCCGCGCAATCCTCGGAGCTGCCATCTGCGCGGTCCGTGCGCCCCAAAATGCTCACCCTGGCCGCTGTTGCGGTCTTCGCCTTTTCAACTTATGGCACCTACCTATTCGTGAGCTATAAAAAGGCTGTCGAGGCGGCGAAATCACTAGATGTTCCCCACGACCTCTCAGATCGTTACGATCAATCCGCGCGAACATATGATGCAGAAGTGGAGACGGCAGAGATGCTTATGCGACTGGGAAAACGGAGGAGAGAACTAATTCAAATGGCAAGAGGGAATGTGTTGGAAGTCAGTTGCGGGACAGGTCGGAATTTTGACTACTACACGCTGGGCGAGAAGAGAGCTGTGGATGAGCAAGGGAAGGCAGCGATTCGAGGTTGCAGATCGGTCACCTTTGTGGACCAGAGCGGTGAAATGGTTCAAGTTGCGCGGGAGAAGTTTGAGAAGAAGTACCCAGCGTTTAAGCAGGTTGCTTTCCGGGCGCAGGATGCGATGGAACCTATTTCTCCTCCTCCGGGAACGACAATAAAGATACCGGTTGGGATGAAGGAGCCAAAATTCGATACGGTCATCGAAACGATGGGGCTCTGTTCGACAGCCGACCCTGTGGCGTTTTTAAAGCATCTTGGGGAATTAACCGAGCCAGAAAAGGGGCAGATTCTTCTATTGGAACACGGTCGGTCATACTATGGTTGGTTGAATAAGTTACTCGATGATCTTGCTCCCGCACACGCAGATCAGCATGGATGCTGGTGGAATAGAGACATTGGGAGAATTGTTGAGCAGAGTGGACTTGAAGTCGTGGAGTCTAAGAGATGGCATCTAGGCACGACTTGGAAATACGTTTTGCGGCCGAAAAAGGAGACCGAGCGCGCGGATAAAGAAACAGATATACAAAACCAGGACTAA
- a CDS encoding uncharacterized protein (EggNog:ENOG410PKH1~COG:E~TransMembrane:1 (o6-26i)~BUSCO:6218at33183) → MAATPLPESILIVGGGVFGLSTALALSRRHSGKITLVESSPTIPNPHGSSVDASRIIRADYANDAYARLATAAIEQWRTTEWGHEGRYNRNGLVLVSSGSAETGAYVRSSYENVKALDKSGKEVELLPTKEDVESVVPGYGTGNNVAGGYVNWGSGWGDAEASVRFAKQLLDETGRVEFKTGNVKRLLSIPDQGGNRKVTGVELSDCTTISADLVILAAGAWTGQLVDLRGRADATGQVLAYIQITDEEQARLANMPTILNFSTGMFIIPPRNNLLKVARHAYGYRNPKSVPDPSGGNGTIEPSLPENGVPIPPEGEQACRTALQEMLPAFADRPFVKTRICWYSDTPKGDFLITHHPTYTSLFLATGGSGHGFKFLPVIGDKVVDALEGKLDPELKQLWSWPEQLAVANGEIPIVWTEDGSRSGPKGMILAEELAKNNRRMGSKL, encoded by the exons ATGGCAGCCACACCACTACCAGAATCTATTCTCATCGTCGGCGGCGGCGTCTTCGGCT TATCGACCGCCCTCGCCCTTTCTCGTCGTCACTCTGGCAAAATCACCCTCGTCGAATCGTCTCCCACAATTCCTAATCCTCACGGCTCCTCCGTCGATGCGTCCCGTATCATCCGCGCGGACTACGCCAATGATGCCTACGCCCGTCTCGCGACGGCTGCAATTGAGCAATGGCGAACCACTGAATGGGGCCACGAGGGGAGATATAACCGCAATGGCCTGGTTTTGGTCTCCTCCGGCAGTGCTGAGACAGGTGCGTACGTGAGAAGCAGTTACGAGAACGTCAAGGCCCTAGACAAGAGCGGAAAGGAAGTTGAGCTCTTGCCGACCAAGGAAGATGTGGAGAGTGTGGTTCCAGGCTATGGCACGGGCAACAACGTTGCCGGTGGATACGTGAACTGGGGTTCCGGCTGGGGTGACGCAGAAGCATCGGTGCGATTCGCAAAGCAGCTTCTCGACGAGACAGGGAGGGTCGAATTCAAGACCGGAAACGTCAAACGTCTACTCTCAATTCCCGACCAAGGCGGCAATCGGAAAGTCACCGGTGTCGAACTCTCGGACTGCACTACGATCTCTGCAGACCTCGTCATCCTCGCTGCTGGTGCATGGACAGGTCAACTCGTCGACCTGCGCGGCCGAGCGGATGCCACAGGCCAGGTGCTCGCCTACATCCAAATAACCGACGAAGAACAAGCCCGGCTCGCGAACATGCCCACGATCCTCAATTTCTCGACGGGAATGTTCATCATCCCACCACGCAACAACCTTCTCAAGGTCGCCCGGCACGCCTATGGCTACCGAAACCCCAAATCCGTCCCAGACCCATCAGGTGGTAACGGAACCATCGAGCCCAGTCTCCCTGAAAACGGTGTTCCCATCCCCCCAGAAGGCGAACAAGCCTGCAGAACCGCTCTCCAGGAGATGCTTCCCGCGTTCGCAGACAGACCGTTTGTCAAAACACGAATATGTTGGTACTCAGACAC TCCCAAAGGTGACTTCTTGATCACTCACCACCCCACCTACACCTCTCTCTTCCTCGCAACCGGCGGAAGCGGACATGGATTCAAATTCCTCCCTGTGATCGGAGATAAAGTCGTCGACGCCCTCGAAGGAAAACTCGATCCCGAACTAAAACAGCTCTGGTCCTGGCCGGAACAGCTCGCCGTCGCCAATGGTGAGATCCCCATCGTCTGGACAGAGGACGGAAGCCGATCTGGCCCGAAAGGAATGATACTGGCAGAGGAGCTTGCGAAGAATAACAGGAGGATGGGGAGCAAGCTTTAA
- the SPT15 gene encoding TATA-box-binding protein (EggNog:ENOG410PFIH~COG:K~BUSCO:12849at33183), with protein MESLTTHPSTAQQAKAFTSPASLSFPGGAGDLTPPSEKDQNGMNSGQANSQQGANGAAPATPVATPGAGPGVSGIVPTLQNIVATVNLDCRLDLKTIALHARNAEYNPKRFAAVIMRIREPKTTALIFASGKMVVTGAKSEDDSKLASRKYARIIQKLGFNAKFTDFKIQNIVGSCDIKFPIRLEGLASRHHNFSSYEPELFPGLIYRMMKPKIVLLIFVSGKIVLTGAKVREEIYQAFEMIYPVLTDFRKV; from the exons ATGGAGTCCCTTACGACCCATCCTTCTACCGCGCAACAGGCAAAGGCATTCACGTCCCCCGCATCCTTGTCGTTCCCAGGAGGCGCCGGCGATCTCACCCCGCCTTCCGAAAAAGACCAAAATGGGATGAACAGCGGCCAGGCAAACAGCCAGCAGGGCGCAAACGGTGCCGCTCCTGCGACTCCGGTTGCTACCCCTGGAGCTGGGCCCGGCGTGAGCGGCATTGTGCCAACGTTGCA AAACATTGTCGCAACGGTCAATTTGGACTGTCGCTTGGACTTGAAAACCATCGCACTGCATGCGCGAAACGCAGAGTACAATCCAAAG CGTTTCGCTGCCGTCATCATGCGTATTCGCGAGCCCAAGACCACGGCCCTGATCTTCGCCTCTGGCAAGATGGTTGTTACCGGAGCTAAGTCCGAAGATGACTCAAAACTGGCGTCGAGAAAATACGCTCGCATTATCCAAAAACTCGGCTTCAATGCCAAATTCACTGATTTTAAGATCCAAAACATTGTCGGGTCGTGTGACATCAAGTTCCCTATCCGTTTGGAAGGTCTTGCAAGTCGTCATCACAACTTCAGCTCTTACGAGCCAGAACTGTTCCCTGGTCTTATCTACCGTATGATGAAGCCAAAGATCGTGCTTCTCATCTTCGTTAGCGGGAAGATCGTATTGACTGGCGCAAAAGTTCGAGAAGAAATCTACCAAGCCTTTGAAATGATCTACCCTGTGCTAACTG ACTTCCGTAAGGTTTAA
- a CDS encoding uncharacterized protein (BUSCO:79262at4751~EggNog:ENOG410PFF4~COG:C~BUSCO:2819at33183): MASKAAILPLLRREVLPASGRSWTKAVSTNCCSRYSTRAAEAIQQQPARGIRRREYWARPAIVNQKRTLSGTPARRNAEDGEEKFDPAQVERESDSVDVCIVGGGPAGLAAAIKLKQLANEAGNEDFRVLVLEKAGEIGDHIVSGNVLQPTAIQELFPDWLSEDNPSRFEHATPAKVDRMRFLTENSAIWLPEPPQMKNHGNYILSLSQLCRWLGERAEELGVEIYPGFAASEVLYKPDGSVKGVATNDLGIGRDGKPKDSFERGMEFHARVTLLAEGCHGSLTKQVIKKFDLRRDSQPQTYGLGIKEVWEVKPENFRKGEITHTLGYPLPSDTYGGSFMYHFGDNMVAVGLVVGLDYPNPWLSPYGEFQKLKHHPLFKSVLEGGKCISYGGRALVEGGLQSIPKCAFPGGALIGDSAGFMNVPKVKGTHTSMLSGILAAKAAFSALSGTEDVGSVFLYEYEDALRQSSIWKELNEVRNIRPSFGPFGLLGGILYSGLETYLFKGRTPWTFKHHSTDSAATKPASECTKIEYPKPDGVISFDILTSVSRTGTNHEEDQPVHLQVKDWDKHTDAAWPKYQGVENRFCPAGVYEYIEDPSKPHGVRFQINSQNCIHCKTCDIKVPTQDINWQTPQGGEGPKYFMT; encoded by the exons ATGGCGTCGAAAGCCGCCATTCTGCCGCTTTTGAGGCGAGAGGTCCTCCCTGCGTCCGGCCGGTCGTGGACGAAAGCCGTATCGACCAATTGCTGCTCTCGCTACTCTACACGGGCTGCGGAGGCCATCCAGCAGCAGCCGGCAAGGGGGATTCGACGAAGGGAATATTGGGCTCGGCCCGCGATTGTAAACCAGAAGAGGACCCTGTCAGGGACGCCGGCCCGACGGAATGCGGAGGACGGCGAGGAAAAGTTTGATCCGGCGCAGGTCGAGAGAGAATCGGACAGTGTCGATGTATGCATCGTTGGAGGAG GTCCTGCCGGTCTCGCGGCTGCGATAAAATTGAAACAGCTCGCGAACGAAGCGGGTAACGAAGACTTCCGCGTTCTGGTGTTGGAAAAAGCTGGTGAAATCGGAGATCACATCGTGTCCGGCAATGTCCTTCAGCCGACGGCGATCCAAGAGCTGTTCCCGGACTGGCTGTCCGAAGACAACCCATCGCGATTCGAGCACGCTACACCTGCAAAGGTGGACAGGATGCGTTTCCTTACTGAAAACTCTGCGATCTGGTTGCCAGAGCCGCCGCAGATGAAAAATCATGGCAACTACATTCTCAGTCTGAGCCAGCTATGTCGATGGCTTGGAGAGCGAGCCGAGGAGTTGGGTGTTGAGATCTACCCGGGTTTCGCTGCGAGCGAGGTGCTTTATAAGCCAGATGGATCTGTGAAGGGCGTAGCTACAAACGATTTGGGCATCGGACGAGATGGGAAGCCCAAGGATTCTTTCGAGAGGGGCATGGAGTTCCACGCCCGTGTTACTCTTCTTGCTGAAGGATGCCACGGAAGCTTGACCAAGCAAGTTATTAAGAAATTTGACCTACGCCGGGACAGCCAACCACAAACATACGGCCTCGGCATCAAGGAAGTCTGGGAAGTGAAGCCTGAGAATTTCCGCAAAGGAGAAATTACTCACACCTTGGGGTATCCTTTACCATCGGACACATACGGCGGATCATTTATGTACCATTTTGGTGATAATATGGTGGCTGTGGGGTTGGTTGTCGGCCTCGACTACCCTAACCCGTGGTTATCTCCCTACGGCGAGTTCCAGAAACTAAAACACCATCCTTTGTTTAAATCTGTTTTGGAAGGGGGCAAATGTATCTCTTACGGGGGGCGTGCTCTGGTCGAAGGTGGATTGCAGTCAATACCGAAATGCGCTTTCCCTGGTGGCGCGCTGATCGGGGACAGTGCCGGCTTCATGAACGTTCCAAAAGTCAAGGGCACACATACATCCATGCTCTCCGGTATACTGGCCGCAAAAGCAGCGTTTTCCGCTCTGTCAGGAACAGAGGATGTAGGAAGCGTGTTTTTATACGAGTATGAAGACGCATTGAGGCAATCTTCAATCTGGAAGGAACTTAACGAGGTGCGAAACATACGTCCTTCGTTCGGTCCGTTCGGTCTGCTTGGCGGCATTCTGTACTCCGGGTTGGAGACGTATCTGTTCAAGGGAAGGACGCCATGGACTTTCAAGCATCACTCCACGGACTCTGCAGCCACAAAACCGGCTTCCGAGTGCACCAAGATTGAATATCCCAAGCCTGATGGTGTGATCAGTTTCGACATCCTGACCAGCGTTAGCCGCACGGGAACCAATCATGAGGAAGACCAGCCGGTTCATCTGCAAGTGAAAGATTGGGACAAACACACAGATGCAGCGTGGCCCAAATATCAGGGCGTCGAGAACAGATTCTGCCCTGCGGGTGTATACGAATACATTGAAGATCCGTCCAAACCCCACGGGGTGCGATTCCAGATCAACTCACAAAA CTGCATCCATTGCAAGACGTGCGACATCAAAGTTCCGACCCAGGATATCAACTGGCAGACGCCCCAGGGTGGTGAAGGCCCGAAGTATTTCATGACTTAG
- a CDS encoding uncharacterized protein (EggNog:ENOG410PGT2~COG:A) produces MSEVSSTRLYLGNLPRNVTKQDVEEHFNQHGSGKITDIKLMSGFGFIEYEDALDARDVVPAYHGTDFKGSRLTVQFARGPRHKETFSGPSDRSNAPRPRRTPYRMQISGLPETSWQDLKDFARQSGLDVVYSETLRDHEGRGFVEFETGADLKTAIEKLDGREFKGSRVTCTQDIQAPDDRPVRDPYRSRSPVRRGGYPPMDDYDRRPPRGYSPRGHYRERSPPPMRRDYYDRDGYGRRTPPPRSRMDDYPPPRRPYDDPYDFRPPPPRHYDDPYMQGRYGRRPLSPPPRGDYGGYDRRGY; encoded by the exons ATGAGTGAGGTCTCGTCAACGCGCCTCTATCTCGGCAATCTGCCCCGAAATG TCACCAAACAGGACGTCGAAGAACACTTCAACCAGCACGGATCCGGAAAAATCACGGATATCAAGCTTATGAGTGGTTTTGGTTTCATTGAATACGAGGATGCTTTGGACGCACGGGATGTCGTTCCTG CTTACC ATGGAACGGACTTCAAGGGCTCAAGACTCACGGTCCAGTTTGCACGTGGCCCACGGCACAAAGAAACATTCTCGGGACCTTCTGATCGCTCCAATGCTCCACGTCCACGCCGTACACCTTACCGTATGCAGATTTCTGGACTTCCAGAGACGAGTTGGCAG GATCTTAAAGATTTCGCCAGACAGTCTGGCCTTGACGTTGTCTACTCGGAAACACTCCGTGACCATGAAGGACGAGG GTTTGTCGAATTTGAGACTGGAGCCGACCTCAAGACTGCTATCGAGAAACTGGACGGACGTGAATTCAAAGGCTCCCGTGTGACTTGCACCCAGGAC ATCCAAGCTCCCGATGACCGCCCAGTTCGTGATCCTTATCGTTCTCGCTCCCCCGTGCGTCGTGGTGGCTATCCTCCCATGGATGATTACGACAGGCGTCCCCCACGTGGCTACAGTCCTCGTGGGCACTATCGCGAGCGATCTCCTCCACCTATGCGTCGCGATTACTATGATCGCGACGGGTATGGTCGCCGCACGCCGCCACCACGTTCTCGTATGGATGATTATCCGCCCCCTCGCCGGCCATATGATGACCCTTATGACTTCCGCCCCCCTCCACCACGTCATTATGATGACCCATACATGCAAGGCAGATATGGACGGCGACCTTTGAGTCCTCCACCTAGAGGGGACTATGGAGGCTATGATCGTCGCGGTTACTG A
- a CDS encoding uncharacterized protein (EggNog:ENOG410QE1H~COG:H~BUSCO:12406at33183): protein MAAQPVDYINLRNIRFPFPLIVDPDAWGRPNKPQPAILSLRVAFPRSLINEAARNDHVRTTLNYSALYKTLEGNIRGAIARAVDPQSGAPKGLGLAGLADLIESSVDTERYDQLSSSGMALGPSMTAEMILHLPRAVLRAAGGLRCLTRTNVSGESEREFRIEDIRCYCIIGVNEHERLEKQAVDVALIFKCVASDTVRTAAFAQTYPQITKKAAEFVDSSSFETVEALATEVARLVIIDFGWGEVTVKVDKPSALAFVEHSGVEMTRTASFFGE from the exons ATGGCCGCCCAACCGGTTGATTATATCAACCTGCGAAATATCCGCTTCCCGTTTCCCCTCATCGTTGATCCTGATGCTTGGGGTCGACCGAACAAGCCTCAGCCCGCGATACTCTCCCTCCGTGTTGCTTTCCCGAGATCCCTGATAAACGAAGCCGCACGGAATGACCACGTTAGAACTACACTCAACTACAGCGCTTTATACAAGACCTTAGAAGGAAACATAAGGGGAGCTATCGCAAGAGCTGTAGACCCGCAAAGCGGCGCGCCAAAAGGCTTGGGTCTGGCGGGACTGGCAGACTTGATTGAAAGTAGTGTGGACACTGAGCGATATGACCAGCTGAGTTCATCTGGCATGGCGTTGGGGCCATCTATGACAGCCGAGATGATTCTTCACCTTCCAAGGGCTGTGTTACGGGCTGCTGGAGGGTTGAGATGCCTAACGCGAACCAACGTGTCCGGCGAGAGTGAGAGGGAATTTCGGATTGAGGACATACGGTGCTATTGCATCATCGGCGTGAATGAGCATGAGAGACTTGAGAAACAAGCTGTCGACGTTGCACTGATATTCAAGTGTGTGGCGTCAGACACGGTTAGGACTGCTGCCTTTGCCCAGACGTATCCGCAAATAACGAAGAAAGCCGCTGAG TTCGTCGATTCGTCGTCCTTCGAAACTGTTGAGGCGCTTGCAACTGAGGTGGCTAGATTAGTTATCATTGACTTTGGCTGGGGCGAGGTGACTGTGAAAGTAGATAAGCCGAGCGCATTGGCTTTCGTGGAACACTCTGGCGTGGAGATGACGAGGACAGCCAGTTTCTTTGGGGAATGA
- the PSK1 gene encoding serine/threonine protein kinase psk1 (EggNog:ENOG410PH4B~COG:T~BUSCO:3337at33183), with protein MASGAWTLEELSVSDVFALQTVENVEQTDPCLPHGAGEGPSPRDSGSSSTGFRMTAEVSPTRGCWTGSALGRDDGNSNQPTGATSSKKKRRNKRRQNPAAFPELFPPEYGNNRASTSRSGTPKAPSPLLQPLRGAEKSPAFRPATPNGISALKMQLDALNLTPSEAPSSNASVMGSEAGTSCASVVSDSDQTETYEVHLEHDFVSSEANDGEKGASDGLSKEQKRNILYRKMSAEDFEPLTCLGKGTYGTVLLVRHKITGALYAQKQFRKASLTVHKKLVEQTKTERAILESVNRYPFIVNLYYAFQDHEKLYLILEYAQGGELFTHLAMERMFTEDVAAFYMAELVLALEHLHHNIGVIYRDLKPENCLLDTEGHLLLTDFGLSKVSVNGEDRCNSSLGTVEYMAPEVIQGKPYGKACDWWSLGALGFDLLTGSPPFKGNNNAKISEKIIKQKLVLPYFLGPDAKDLLTRLLRKEPHKRLGYNMPKDIRTIKGHRFFRKIDWKALERRELDPPIKPVVTDPALAENFSADFTTLPLSPVVTSKGSFRDRMNKGEEGFGACSPTRPRPMEMDAGFQDDPFGGFSFVAPSSLLDIEFNYGAGRLA; from the coding sequence ATGGCTTCGGGAGCGTGGACACTGGAAGAACTCTCTGTATCGGATGTCTTTGCTCTTCAAACAGTCGAAAATGTGGAACAAACGGATCCATGCCTCCCACATGGAGCAGGAGAGGGGCCTTCTCCTCGCGACAGTGGAAGCTCAAGCACTGGGTTCCGAATGACCGCGGAGGTCAGTCCGACTCGAGGCTGTTGGACAGGTTCAGCCCTAGGACGTGATGATGGAAATTCCAACCAGCCCACTGGGGCAACAAGCTCCAAGAAGAAGCGGAGAAATAAACGTCGCCAGAATCCGGCCGCCTTCCCAGAGTTGTTTCCTCCAGAATACGGTAATAATCGGGCGAGCACTAGCCGGAGTGGTACACCCAAAGCACCGTCACCACTCCTTCAGCCACTTAGAGGCGCTGAGAAGAGCCCTGCATTTCGACCAGCGACCCCAAATGGAATCAGTGCCCTAAAAATGCAGCTGGATGCGCTCAACTTAACTCCAAGTGAGGCACCATCAAGCAATGCGAGTGTGATGGGTTCCGAAGCTGGAACCAGCTGCGCAAGTGTAGTGTCCGACAGTGATCAGACCGAGACCTACGAAGTTCATCTGGAACACGATTTCGTTAGCTCTGAGGCTAACGATGGAGAAAAAGGGGCTTCTGACGGCTTGTCTAAGGAACAAAAACGAAACATACTCTACCGGAAGATGTCTGCTGAGGATTTTGAACCCCTGACCTGCCTTGGGAAGGGTACCTATGGGACCGTCCTCCTAGTTCGCCATAAAATAACTGGTGCCCTGTATGCCCAGAAGCAATTCCGCAAGGCGTCTCTTACTGTGCATAAGAAGCTGGTCGAGCAGACCAAGACCGAACGGGCCATTCTGGAAAGTGTCAATCGCTATCCTTTCATTGTTAACTTGTATTATGCTTTTCAGGATCATGAGAAGCTCTACCTCATCCTGGAGTATGCACAAGGTGGTGAGTTATTTACTCACCTGGCAATGGAGCGCATGTTTACCGAGGACGTTGCGGCCTTCTATATGGCAGAGTTGGTGCTTGCTCTCGAGCATCTCCATCACAATATTGGTGTTATTTACCGCGACCTTAAGCCGGAAAATTGCCTGTTAGACACTGAAGGCCACCTGCTCTTGACGGATTTTGGGCTTAGCAAGGTGTCTGTGAACGGTGAGGACCGCTGCAATTCGTCTCTAGGCACTGTCGAGTATATGGCGCCCGAAGTTATCCAGGGTAAGCCGTATGGTAAAGCGTGTGATTGGTGGTCCCTTGGCGCATTAGGATTTGACTTGTTAACCGGTTCTCCTCCTTTCAAGGGGAACAATAATGCAAAGATCTCAGAAAAGATCATCAAACAGAAACTTGTTCTTCCCTACTTTCTCGGCCCAGATGCAAAGGACTTGCTTACTCGTCTCCTTCGGAAGGAGCCGCACAAGCGCCTGGGATATAATATGCCAAAAGACATTAGGACAATTAAAGGACACCGTTTCTTCCGCAAAATTGATTGGAAAGCTCTGGAAAGGCGTGAACTTGATCCACCTATCAAGCCTGTCGTGACGGACCCAGCTCTTGCGGAGAATTTCTCTGCTGATTTCACGACCCTGCCTCTTAGCCCAGTTGTGACAAGCAAAGGAAGTTTCCGCGATAGAATGAACAAAGGCGAGGAGGGTTTTGGTGCCTGTAGCCCGACTCGTCCAAGGCCGATGGAAATGGATGCCGGCTTTCAGGACGATCCGTTTGGTGGATTTAGCTTCGTTGCGCCGAGTAGTCTCCTCGATATCGAGTTTAATTATGGGGCTGGGCGTCTTGCTTGA